From Stigmatella erecta, one genomic window encodes:
- a CDS encoding ExbD/TolR family protein, whose protein sequence is MAGGAQDNDEEITGINVTPLVDVVLVLLIIFMVTANFIVRETVEVDLPRAANGGETVQGLVNVVLDKDGKLFFDGTELSEAELSRRVTEAVAKDKETRAIISADQSIPYGRVMRLIDVVKGQGIAKFALNIQKDVAPTPAPAAAP, encoded by the coding sequence ATGGCGGGCGGAGCGCAGGACAACGACGAGGAAATCACGGGCATCAACGTCACCCCGCTGGTGGACGTGGTGCTGGTGCTGCTCATCATCTTCATGGTGACGGCGAACTTCATCGTCCGCGAGACGGTGGAGGTGGACTTGCCCCGGGCCGCCAACGGCGGCGAAACCGTGCAGGGCCTGGTCAACGTGGTGCTCGACAAGGACGGCAAGCTGTTCTTCGACGGCACGGAGCTGTCCGAGGCGGAGCTGTCGCGCCGGGTGACGGAGGCGGTGGCCAAGGACAAGGAGACGCGCGCCATCATCAGCGCCGATCAGTCCATTCCGTACGGGCGGGTGATGCGGCTCATCGACGTGGTGAAGGGCCAGGGCATCGCCAAGTTCGCCCTCAACATCCAGAAGGACGTGGCGCCCACGCCCGCGCCCGCCGCCGCGCCCTGA
- a CDS encoding sugar ABC transporter substrate-binding protein produces MSRVGATAVLAAMVVLVSACKRENKEAAGGEAAAPAAEKRSGGKIALLLPESKTSRYESHDRPHFERKVKELCPDCEVIYSNADQDASKQQSQTEAALTNGAQVLVLDPVDSASAAAMVARARQSKVPVISYDRLITNSDVDYYISFDNEKVGKLQGQALLDKLKADGKDKGTIVIINGAPTDNNAKLFKAGAHSVLDGSGLVVGAEYDTPDWSPDKAQQQMEQAVTSLGKDKIAGVYAANDGTAGGAIAAMKAAGVNPLPPVTGQDAELAGIQRVIAGEQFMTVYKAIKPEAEMAAELAVALLRGQVPEGKVNAKVNNGQKDVPSILLPPVAVTKENVKSTIVADGFWKAEEICSGSYKDACASAQIQ; encoded by the coding sequence ATGTCCCGCGTGGGCGCCACGGCGGTGTTGGCGGCAATGGTGGTGTTGGTTTCGGCTTGCAAGCGCGAGAACAAGGAAGCTGCGGGAGGCGAGGCGGCGGCCCCGGCGGCCGAGAAGCGCTCGGGCGGGAAGATCGCCCTGCTGCTGCCCGAGTCGAAGACCTCCCGGTACGAGTCCCACGACCGGCCGCACTTCGAGCGCAAGGTGAAGGAGCTGTGCCCGGACTGTGAAGTCATTTACAGCAACGCGGACCAGGATGCCTCCAAGCAGCAGAGCCAGACCGAGGCGGCGCTGACCAACGGCGCCCAGGTGCTGGTGCTGGACCCGGTGGACTCCGCGTCCGCGGCGGCCATGGTGGCGCGCGCGCGTCAGTCCAAGGTGCCCGTCATCAGCTACGACCGGCTCATCACCAACTCGGACGTGGACTACTACATCTCGTTCGACAACGAGAAGGTGGGCAAGCTCCAGGGCCAGGCGCTGCTCGACAAGCTCAAGGCGGACGGCAAGGACAAGGGCACCATCGTCATCATCAACGGCGCGCCCACGGACAACAACGCCAAGCTCTTCAAGGCCGGCGCGCACAGCGTGCTGGATGGCAGCGGGCTGGTGGTGGGCGCCGAGTACGACACCCCGGACTGGAGCCCGGACAAGGCCCAGCAGCAGATGGAGCAGGCCGTCACCTCGCTCGGCAAGGACAAGATCGCCGGCGTGTACGCGGCCAATGACGGCACCGCCGGTGGCGCCATCGCGGCGATGAAGGCCGCGGGCGTGAACCCGCTGCCCCCCGTCACGGGCCAGGACGCGGAGCTGGCCGGCATCCAGCGCGTGATCGCCGGTGAGCAGTTCATGACCGTGTACAAGGCCATCAAGCCGGAGGCCGAGATGGCCGCCGAGCTGGCCGTGGCGCTGCTGCGCGGCCAGGTGCCGGAAGGCAAGGTCAACGCGAAGGTGAACAACGGCCAGAAGGACGTCCCGTCCATCCTGCTGCCGCCCGTGGCGGTGACGAAGGAGAACGTGAAGTCCACCATCGTGGCAGACGGCTTCTGGAAGGCCGAGGAGATCTGCTCGGGCTCGTACAAGGACGCGTGCGCGTCCGCGCAGATCCAGTAG
- a CDS encoding energy transducer TonB: protein MSQAALDNPLPPRRSSGWAMAFVLLSLGLHGVGLLLLSRLKERPPPALTKPVELVMVEVERPPPPPPEPPKEEPPPPPPPPKVKAPPKPPPVKVAEAEKPPPPPPEQAPPPPNEPPPEQPAKPAPLVVGISMSSTTSAGGFAAPVGNTAYGKTGNTATAPQEVKAYSAPKYTPIYQVDSEPRVLSEVKIPYPDEARRAGIEGTVTLSITVDLEGKVVAVKVISGPGYGLNEAARDAIRRFRFKPAIKGGEAVSTEMKYAYTFLLD from the coding sequence ATGAGCCAGGCCGCCCTCGACAATCCGCTTCCTCCCCGGCGTTCCTCGGGCTGGGCGATGGCGTTCGTGCTCCTGTCCCTGGGGCTGCACGGCGTGGGGCTGCTGCTGCTCAGCCGCCTGAAAGAGCGCCCCCCGCCCGCCCTGACGAAGCCGGTGGAGCTGGTCATGGTGGAGGTGGAGAGGCCGCCCCCGCCTCCCCCGGAGCCTCCCAAGGAAGAGCCCCCGCCGCCCCCGCCGCCGCCCAAGGTGAAGGCCCCGCCCAAGCCGCCCCCGGTGAAGGTGGCCGAGGCCGAGAAGCCCCCGCCGCCGCCCCCGGAGCAGGCGCCGCCGCCGCCCAACGAGCCGCCCCCGGAGCAGCCCGCGAAGCCGGCCCCGCTCGTGGTGGGCATCTCCATGTCCTCCACCACCAGCGCCGGAGGCTTCGCCGCCCCCGTGGGCAACACCGCCTATGGCAAGACGGGCAACACGGCCACGGCCCCGCAGGAGGTGAAGGCGTACTCGGCCCCCAAGTACACGCCCATCTACCAGGTGGACTCCGAGCCCCGGGTGCTCTCCGAGGTGAAGATTCCCTATCCGGATGAGGCCCGGCGGGCCGGCATCGAGGGCACGGTCACGCTCTCCATCACCGTGGACCTGGAGGGCAAGGTGGTCGCCGTGAAGGTCATCTCCGGTCCGGGCTACGGGCTCAACGAAGCCGCGCGGGATGCCATCCGGCGCTTCCGCTTCAAGCCCGCCATCAAGGGCGGCGAGGCCGTCTCCACCGAGATGAAGTACGCCTATACCTTCCTGCTGGATTAG
- a CDS encoding MarR family winged helix-turn-helix transcriptional regulator has translation MSGPGGEQKKSSTQAEERLGREAWAPLFALVQEQMRRFPVLAAEFELSPVQAHVLSMLGYGPQPMSALADYLSCDASNVTGLVDRLEGRGLMERRNAEHDRRVKLLCLTAAGQELRQRLQERLLEPPEVISALSPQEKRLLRDILSQALERLADRKAQGRSPAAAPDAREG, from the coding sequence ATGAGCGGCCCGGGCGGTGAGCAGAAGAAGTCTTCGACCCAAGCCGAGGAGCGGCTGGGGCGCGAGGCATGGGCTCCCCTGTTCGCCCTCGTCCAGGAGCAGATGCGCCGGTTCCCGGTGCTGGCGGCCGAGTTCGAGCTGTCGCCCGTGCAGGCGCACGTGCTGAGCATGCTGGGGTACGGGCCTCAGCCCATGAGCGCGCTGGCCGACTACCTGTCGTGCGATGCGTCCAACGTGACGGGGCTGGTGGACCGGCTGGAGGGGCGCGGGCTCATGGAGCGCCGCAACGCCGAGCATGACCGGCGGGTGAAGCTGCTGTGCCTGACGGCCGCTGGCCAGGAACTGCGGCAGCGGCTCCAGGAGCGGCTGCTGGAGCCCCCCGAGGTCATCTCGGCGCTGTCCCCCCAGGAGAAGCGCCTGCTGCGGGACATCCTCTCGCAGGCGCTGGAGCGGCTGGCGGACCGCAAGGCCCAGGGCCGGAGCCCGGCCGCCGCGCCGGACGCGCGCGAGGGCTAA
- a CDS encoding MotA/TolQ/ExbB proton channel family protein, with protein sequence MPSTFLFAQLAPSEQVGWLSRKLLGVTLTSAEWVLWLLVILSVLSIALMLERAVYFITHRLPDSEALAVKLARGEFEAVRSAIQGKKGMEAAVIREALASSAQGADTVEQVIASTVARERPQYERYLSFLGTLGNNAPFIGLFGTVLGIIKAFHDLGTANVKGAAIQETVMAGISEALVATAVGLAVAIPAVVAFNTFNRQLKTLTSRTTALGHALVGSLRAQRPAGTPGEGR encoded by the coding sequence ATGCCGTCCACGTTCCTCTTCGCCCAGCTTGCCCCGTCGGAACAGGTGGGGTGGCTCAGCCGGAAGCTGCTGGGCGTGACGCTGACCAGCGCCGAGTGGGTGCTGTGGCTGCTGGTCATCCTCTCGGTGCTGTCGATCGCGCTCATGCTCGAGCGCGCCGTGTACTTCATCACGCACCGGCTGCCGGACTCGGAGGCCCTGGCGGTGAAGCTGGCCCGCGGCGAGTTCGAGGCGGTGCGCTCGGCCATCCAGGGGAAGAAGGGCATGGAGGCGGCCGTCATCCGCGAGGCGCTGGCCTCCAGCGCCCAGGGCGCCGACACCGTGGAGCAGGTGATTGCCTCCACCGTGGCGCGCGAGCGGCCCCAGTACGAGCGCTACCTGTCGTTCCTGGGTACGCTGGGCAACAACGCGCCGTTCATCGGCCTGTTCGGCACGGTGCTCGGCATCATCAAGGCCTTCCATGATTTGGGCACCGCCAACGTGAAGGGCGCCGCCATCCAGGAGACGGTGATGGCGGGCATCTCCGAGGCGCTCGTGGCCACGGCGGTGGGCCTGGCCGTCGCGATTCCGGCGGTGGTGGCCTTCAACACCTTCAACCGGCAGCTCAAGACGCTCACCAGCCGCACCACGGCGCTGGGCCACGCGCTGGTGGGCAGCCTGCGCGCGCAGCGGCCCGCGGGCACCCCGGGCGAGGGGCGCTAG
- a CDS encoding sugar ABC transporter permease, with the protein MSAPSPQPAVAVDPRLIQDAPGLKGAWQGFLRRLSQGELGSLPVIIGLCAIWLTFYIANDRFLSAVNLTNLMLQITAMGTISAGIVLVLLLGDIDLSVGAVSGLSAAVMALLNVKMGWGPVPALLAGLATGAAIGAFHGMWMTRFRVPPFVVTLAGLLGWQGAQLYVLGNTGTVNLNDPVIIGLAGTFFGPAIAWMVVALIIVVHVATVFVERRRREAAALPLVPLRSTVVRMVFTYGALIAAVAIFVQDRGLPLAALIFGGVVLLLELLIRCTRFGRHTFAVGGNAEAARRAGIRVDRIRVAIFTLASTMAAAGGILAASRLLAVNQSSGSGDVLLNAIAAAVIGGTSLFGGRGSAWSALLGALVIGSISNGMDLLALSSSVKFMVTGAVLLVAASIDALSRRGRQAAGRA; encoded by the coding sequence ATGAGCGCGCCCAGTCCGCAGCCCGCAGTCGCGGTAGATCCCCGGTTGATCCAGGATGCCCCTGGACTCAAGGGCGCCTGGCAGGGCTTCCTTCGCCGCCTGTCCCAGGGCGAGCTGGGCAGCCTGCCCGTCATCATCGGCCTGTGCGCCATCTGGCTCACCTTCTACATCGCCAATGACCGGTTCCTGTCGGCGGTGAACCTCACCAACCTCATGCTGCAGATCACCGCCATGGGGACCATCTCCGCCGGCATCGTGCTGGTGCTGCTCCTGGGCGACATCGACCTGTCGGTGGGCGCCGTGAGCGGCCTGTCCGCCGCGGTGATGGCGCTCTTGAACGTGAAGATGGGCTGGGGCCCGGTGCCTGCGCTGCTGGCGGGCCTGGCCACGGGTGCGGCCATTGGCGCCTTCCACGGCATGTGGATGACGCGCTTCCGGGTGCCGCCCTTCGTGGTCACGCTGGCGGGCCTGCTCGGCTGGCAGGGCGCGCAGCTCTACGTGCTGGGCAACACGGGCACGGTGAACCTGAATGATCCGGTCATCATCGGGCTTGCGGGCACGTTCTTCGGCCCGGCCATCGCCTGGATGGTGGTGGCGCTCATCATCGTCGTCCACGTGGCCACCGTGTTCGTCGAGCGCCGCCGGCGCGAGGCCGCGGCGCTGCCGCTGGTGCCGCTGCGCTCCACCGTCGTGCGCATGGTGTTCACGTACGGCGCGCTCATCGCCGCCGTGGCCATCTTCGTCCAGGACCGCGGCCTGCCGCTGGCGGCCCTGATTTTCGGCGGCGTGGTGCTGCTGCTGGAGCTGCTCATCCGCTGCACGCGCTTTGGCCGGCACACCTTCGCGGTGGGCGGCAACGCCGAGGCGGCGCGCCGCGCGGGCATCCGGGTGGACCGCATCCGGGTGGCCATCTTCACGCTGGCCTCCACCATGGCCGCCGCGGGCGGCATCCTCGCCGCCTCGCGCCTGCTGGCGGTGAACCAGTCCTCCGGCAGCGGCGACGTGCTGCTCAACGCCATCGCGGCGGCGGTCATCGGCGGCACCAGCCTCTTCGGTGGCCGGGGCTCCGCCTGGTCCGCCCTCCTGGGCGCCCTGGTCATCGGCTCCATCTCCAATGGAATGGATTTGTTGGCCCTGTCCTCGTCCGTGAAGTTCATGGTAACGGGGGCCGTTCTGCTCGTGGCCGCATCCATCGATGCGCTGTCACGCCGAGGGAGGCAGGCCGCGGGTAGGGCCTGA
- a CDS encoding DUF547 domain-containing protein, with the protein MAAPVPHRPRWRLLLALLWLVPPVLAALAVLHIQGLLPARVPPAEGPFSYAGYARALRHVKSDGDVDFAALSLRRAELDAFVRSLATFSPRSHPGRFAQPEEVLAYWLNAHTALLLQAMVDGYPSLQSVKDPWAGHFFWSRAWPVGGQRLTLWALEHRILAREFADPRIHLALFRGTRGGPALEGVPFEPSFLDAQLNDAVRRFMGDKRHVRLEGTTVHLAQVFETHQEDFLAALPEGRRGNVLQFVWAFLPDTCTERYGCDTRSDLDRVCGPALDRCQVAYVPEDAGLPDAAVPTPR; encoded by the coding sequence GTGGCCGCCCCCGTCCCCCACCGCCCCCGCTGGCGGCTGCTCCTTGCCCTGCTGTGGCTCGTGCCGCCCGTGCTCGCGGCGCTCGCGGTGCTGCACATCCAGGGGCTGCTGCCCGCGCGCGTGCCCCCCGCGGAAGGCCCCTTCAGCTACGCCGGCTACGCGCGCGCCTTGCGGCACGTGAAGTCCGACGGGGACGTGGACTTCGCCGCCCTGAGCCTGCGGCGCGCGGAGCTGGATGCCTTCGTGCGCTCGCTCGCCACCTTCTCTCCCCGCTCCCACCCCGGGCGCTTCGCGCAGCCCGAGGAGGTGCTCGCCTACTGGCTCAACGCCCACACGGCGCTCCTGCTCCAGGCGATGGTGGACGGCTACCCGTCCCTGCAGAGCGTGAAGGACCCCTGGGCCGGGCACTTCTTCTGGAGCCGCGCCTGGCCGGTGGGCGGCCAGCGGCTGACGCTGTGGGCGCTGGAGCACCGCATCCTCGCGCGGGAGTTCGCCGATCCGCGCATCCACCTGGCGCTCTTCCGGGGCACGCGGGGCGGCCCGGCGCTGGAGGGCGTGCCCTTCGAGCCCAGCTTCCTGGACGCGCAGCTCAACGACGCCGTGCGCCGCTTCATGGGCGACAAGCGCCACGTGCGCCTGGAAGGCACCACCGTCCACCTGGCCCAGGTCTTCGAGACCCACCAGGAGGACTTCCTCGCCGCCCTGCCCGAGGGCCGCCGCGGCAACGTGCTTCAGTTCGTCTGGGCCTTCCTGCCGGACACCTGCACCGAGCGCTACGGCTGCGACACCCGGAGCGACCTGGACCGGGTGTGCGGGCCCGCCCTGGACCGCTGCCAGGTGGCCTACGTTCCCGAGGACGCGGGGCTGCCGGACGCCGCCGTGCCCACGCCCCGCTAA
- a CDS encoding Gfo/Idh/MocA family protein, whose amino-acid sequence MTAKRIRVGIIGTGFARSTQVPAFQACAGVEVVSIASSRAERAEAVARGLGIPHSVGDWREVVDNPQVDLVSIVTPPHLHHAMALAALQAGKAVLCEKPTALDAAEAEIMWLAAEQRGTLALLDHELRFLPSRQRMRELVQGGELGTLYHARVYYRSDHRAGPEQPWDWWSDMARGGGLLGAIGSHAVDALRFVLGREPVEVMGMMSTHVTTRLDGHTHESRLVTSDDEIQALMGFGGELTAAVSLSAVEPGAPLHGMEVYGAKGGLRVVGEQLWHSAVGSRRWEPVALPAPEALPQGMPDNEWARGFLRYARALTETLGQGARVLPGAATFEDGWRNMRVLDAVRRSHSERRWVSVSNR is encoded by the coding sequence ATGACGGCAAAGCGCATTCGGGTCGGCATCATCGGCACGGGCTTTGCTCGCTCCACCCAGGTGCCCGCCTTCCAGGCGTGTGCCGGGGTGGAGGTGGTGTCCATCGCCAGTTCCCGGGCCGAGCGTGCCGAGGCGGTGGCGCGCGGCCTGGGCATCCCCCACAGCGTGGGGGATTGGCGCGAGGTGGTGGACAACCCCCAGGTGGACCTCGTCAGCATCGTGACGCCGCCGCACCTGCACCACGCCATGGCCCTGGCGGCGCTGCAGGCGGGCAAGGCGGTGCTGTGCGAGAAGCCCACCGCGCTGGATGCCGCGGAAGCGGAAATCATGTGGCTGGCGGCCGAGCAGCGCGGGACGCTGGCGCTGCTGGACCATGAGCTGCGCTTCCTGCCGTCGCGCCAGCGCATGCGGGAGCTCGTCCAGGGTGGGGAGCTGGGCACGCTGTACCACGCGCGGGTGTACTACCGGAGCGACCACCGGGCGGGCCCCGAGCAGCCCTGGGACTGGTGGTCGGACATGGCGCGGGGCGGCGGGTTGCTGGGCGCCATCGGCTCGCACGCGGTGGACGCGCTGCGCTTCGTGCTGGGGCGCGAGCCCGTGGAGGTGATGGGGATGATGTCCACCCACGTCACCACCCGGCTGGATGGCCACACCCACGAGTCCCGGCTCGTCACCTCCGATGACGAAATCCAGGCCCTGATGGGTTTTGGCGGCGAGCTGACCGCGGCGGTGAGCCTCTCGGCGGTGGAGCCCGGCGCGCCCCTGCATGGCATGGAGGTGTACGGCGCCAAGGGCGGGTTGCGCGTGGTGGGCGAGCAGCTGTGGCACTCCGCGGTGGGCAGCCGGCGCTGGGAGCCGGTGGCGTTGCCCGCGCCGGAGGCGCTGCCCCAGGGCATGCCGGACAACGAGTGGGCGCGGGGGTTCCTGCGCTACGCGCGCGCGCTCACGGAGACGCTGGGCCAGGGGGCCCGGGTGCTGCCCGGCGCGGCCACCTTCGAGGATGGGTGGCGCAACATGCGCGTGCTGGATGCCGTACGGCGCTCGCACTCGGAGCGCCGCTGGGTGTCCGTCTCCAACCGTTGA
- a CDS encoding ATP-binding cassette domain-containing protein: MSANALFALKGVSKRFGAVQALTKVDFEVKAGEVVALCGDNGAGKSTLIKIISGIIPIDEGDTLFEGRKVSLSGPKVASALGIATVYQDLALCDNLDVVGNLFLGREQRSAGAGKAVGWLDETAMEQQATALLQRLSVSIPSVRTQVAALSGGQRQSIAVARAMMGEPKMVLLDEPTAALGVAQTRQVLDLIRRLREQGLAVVVISHNLMDVFSVADRIVVMRLGKRVATFDVKDAKEVEVVSAITGAKKTEVTETLKMEEA, translated from the coding sequence ATGTCCGCGAATGCGTTGTTTGCGCTGAAGGGAGTCTCCAAGCGCTTCGGAGCCGTCCAGGCGCTGACCAAGGTGGATTTCGAGGTAAAGGCCGGTGAAGTCGTTGCCCTGTGTGGCGACAACGGCGCCGGCAAGTCGACCTTGATCAAGATCATCTCTGGGATCATCCCCATTGATGAGGGTGACACCCTCTTCGAGGGCAGGAAGGTCTCCCTGTCGGGGCCGAAGGTGGCCTCGGCGCTGGGAATCGCCACCGTGTATCAGGACCTCGCGCTGTGCGATAACCTGGACGTGGTGGGCAACCTGTTCCTCGGGCGTGAGCAGCGCTCCGCGGGGGCTGGAAAGGCCGTGGGCTGGCTGGATGAGACGGCGATGGAGCAGCAGGCGACCGCCCTGCTCCAGCGCCTGTCGGTGAGCATCCCCAGCGTGCGCACCCAGGTGGCGGCGCTGTCCGGTGGACAGCGCCAGTCCATCGCGGTGGCCCGGGCCATGATGGGCGAGCCGAAGATGGTGCTGCTGGACGAGCCCACCGCGGCGCTCGGCGTGGCCCAGACGCGGCAGGTGTTGGATCTCATCCGCCGCCTGCGCGAGCAGGGGCTGGCGGTGGTCGTCATCAGCCACAACCTGATGGATGTGTTCTCCGTGGCCGACCGCATCGTCGTGATGCGGCTGGGCAAGCGGGTGGCCACGTTCGACGTCAAGGATGCCAAGGAGGTGGAGGTCGTCTCCGCCATCACCGGCGCCAAGAAGACCGAGGTGACCGAGACTTTGAAGATGGAGGAAGCATGA